A part of Oncorhynchus masou masou isolate Uvic2021 chromosome 30, UVic_Omas_1.1, whole genome shotgun sequence genomic DNA contains:
- the LOC135523010 gene encoding L-rhamnose-binding lectin CSL2-like has protein sequence MSDIPGQEYCASFGKSVTLKIVTSVTDSPNDGQYSRRRFFCTLPAAATRVVTCDNGENVQFLICDSGVISIERALYGRTDGTTCREGRPANQLTNTQCSQTGTLEVLSQRCNGKQVCEVNTEVFRTSDPCVGIYKYLDTTYTCIPATRSITCEGSDGLLECGVMGRASVTSRRPTLCMEIPVYEPTKKSCTLGLKESSPVKEFRELK, from the exons ATGTCGGACATCCCCGGGCAAGAGTACTGTGCATCATTCGGCAAGTCAGTGACACTGAAAATAGTTACCAGtgtcactgactcacccaatgatgggCAGTACTCTCGCCGGAGAT TTTTCTGTACACTACCAGCTGCAG CGACGAGAGTGGTCACCTGTGACAATGGAGAAAACGTCCAGTTCCTGATCTgtg ATTCTGGGGTGATCTCCATTGAGAGAGCTCTGTATGGAAGGACTGACGGAACCACCTGTAGAGAAGGACGACCTGCCAACCAGCTGACCAACACACAGTGTTCACAGACAGGCACCCTGGAGGTCCTCTCACAGAG GTGCAATGGGAAACAGGTGTGTGAAGTGAACACGGAAGTCTTCCGTACTTCTGACCCCTGTGTGGGAATCTACAAATACCTGGATACCACCTACACCTGCATCCCAGCAA CACGCAGCATCACGTGTGAAGGCTCTGATGGTCTACTAGAATGTG GTGTAATGGGAAGAGCCAGTGTGACATCCCGGCGTCCAACTCTCTGTATGGAGATCCCTGTGTATGAACCTACAA AAAAGTCCTGTACCTTGGGCCTAAAAGAGTCCAGCccggtaaaggagttcagggaactcAAGTGA